A genomic region of Enterobacter hormaechei ATCC 49162 contains the following coding sequences:
- the ppiA gene encoding peptidylprolyl isomerase A, protein MLKSTLAAVAAVFALSAVSPAALAAKGDPHVLLTTSAGNIELELDSQKAPVSVKNFLDYVNSGFYNNTTFHRVIPGFMIQGGGFNEQMQQKQPNPPIKNEADNGLLNKRGTISMARTADKDSATSQFFLNVADNAFLDHGQRDFGYAVFGKVVKGMDVADKISQVQTHDVGPYQNVPSKPVVILSAKVLP, encoded by the coding sequence ATGCTCAAATCAACACTGGCGGCTGTCGCAGCTGTGTTTGCTCTTTCTGCCGTTTCCCCTGCTGCGCTGGCAGCCAAAGGAGACCCCCACGTCCTGCTGACTACCTCTGCGGGGAATATTGAGCTGGAGCTGGATAGCCAGAAAGCCCCTGTTTCGGTGAAAAACTTCCTCGACTACGTGAACAGTGGTTTTTATAACAACACCACGTTCCACCGCGTGATCCCGGGCTTTATGATTCAGGGTGGCGGTTTTAACGAGCAGATGCAGCAGAAACAGCCTAACCCGCCAATCAAAAACGAAGCGGATAACGGCCTGCTGAACAAGCGCGGCACCATCTCCATGGCGCGTACGGCGGATAAAGACAGCGCCACCAGCCAGTTCTTCCTCAACGTGGCTGATAACGCCTTCCTGGACCATGGCCAGCGCGACTTTGGCTACGCGGTGTTCGGCAAAGTGGTGAAAGGTATGGACGTGGCGGATAAGATCTCTCAGGTTCAGACGCACGATGTCGGTCCATACCAGAATGTGCCGTCTAAGCCAGTGGTCATTCTCTCTGCGAAAGTGCTGCCGTAA
- the nirD gene encoding nitrite reductase small subunit NirD, which translates to MSQWVNICNINDILPATGVCALLGNEQVAIFRPRHDEQVFAISNIDPFFEASVLSRGLIAEHQGELWVASPLKKQRFRLTDGRCMEDESVSVKHYDVRVKDGEVQLKA; encoded by the coding sequence ATGAGCCAGTGGGTAAATATCTGCAATATTAATGACATTCTGCCAGCAACCGGCGTCTGTGCTCTGCTGGGTAACGAGCAGGTGGCGATTTTCCGCCCGCGCCACGATGAACAGGTCTTTGCCATCAGCAATATCGACCCGTTCTTCGAGGCCAGCGTGCTCTCCCGCGGTCTGATTGCGGAGCACCAGGGCGAACTGTGGGTTGCCAGCCCGCTGAAAAAGCAGCGCTTCCGCTTAACCGACGGACGCTGCATGGAAGATGAAAGCGTCTCGGTCAAACACTACGACGTCCGCGTGAAGGACGGCGAGGTGCAGCTGAAAGCGTAA
- the argD gene encoding bifunctional acetylornithine/succinyldiaminopimelate transaminase, which yields MATEQPAITRATFDEVILPIYAPAEFIPVKGRGSRVWDQQGNEYVDFAGGIAVTALGHCHPALVDALKTQGETLWHTSNVFTNEPALRLGRKIIDATFAERVLFMNSGTEANETAFKLARYYATTRHSPYKTKIIAFHNAFHGRSFFTVSVGGQPKYSDGFGPKPADIIHVPFNDLHAVKAVMDDHTCAVVVEPIQGEGGVTAATPEFLQGLRELCDEHQALLVFDEVQCGMGRTGDLFAYMHYGVTPDILTSAKALGGGFPVSAVLTTQDIASAFHVGSHGSTYGGNPLACAVAGAAFDIINTPDVLKGVNAKRDLFVKHLQHIDEQFDVFSEIRGMGLLIGAELKPQYKGRARDFLHAAAHEGVMVLNAGPDVMRFAPSLVVEDKDIEDGLTRFAAAVAKIVSG from the coding sequence ATGGCAACTGAACAACCAGCAATTACCCGCGCGACATTCGATGAAGTGATCCTGCCGATTTATGCACCGGCTGAGTTTATCCCGGTGAAGGGGAGAGGCAGCCGCGTCTGGGATCAGCAGGGCAACGAGTATGTTGATTTCGCGGGCGGTATTGCGGTGACGGCGCTGGGCCATTGCCATCCTGCGCTGGTGGACGCGCTGAAAACGCAGGGCGAAACCCTGTGGCACACCAGCAACGTGTTCACCAACGAACCGGCGCTGCGTCTGGGGCGTAAGATCATCGATGCCACCTTCGCCGAACGCGTGCTGTTTATGAACTCCGGCACCGAAGCCAACGAAACCGCCTTTAAGCTGGCGCGTTACTACGCAACCACGCGTCATAGCCCGTACAAAACCAAAATCATCGCGTTCCATAACGCCTTCCACGGTCGCTCCTTCTTTACCGTTTCCGTTGGCGGCCAGCCGAAGTATTCCGACGGCTTTGGTCCGAAACCTGCGGATATCATCCACGTGCCGTTTAACGATCTGCATGCCGTGAAAGCGGTGATGGACGACCACACCTGCGCGGTAGTGGTGGAGCCGATTCAGGGCGAAGGCGGCGTCACGGCGGCCACCCCGGAATTTCTGCAAGGGCTGCGCGAACTGTGCGACGAGCACCAGGCGCTGCTGGTGTTTGATGAAGTGCAGTGTGGGATGGGGCGTACCGGGGATCTGTTCGCTTATATGCACTACGGCGTCACGCCGGATATTCTGACCAGCGCGAAAGCGCTCGGCGGCGGTTTCCCGGTCAGCGCGGTGCTCACCACCCAGGATATCGCTTCCGCATTCCACGTTGGCTCACACGGCTCCACCTACGGCGGTAATCCGCTGGCGTGCGCCGTGGCGGGTGCGGCGTTCGACATCATTAATACGCCGGACGTTCTGAAGGGCGTGAATGCGAAACGCGACCTGTTTGTGAAACATCTTCAGCATATTGACGAGCAGTTTGATGTCTTCAGTGAGATCCGCGGGATGGGGCTGCTGATCGGCGCTGAACTGAAGCCGCAGTACAAAGGCCGCGCACGCGATTTTCTGCACGCTGCCGCACATGAAGGGGTTATGGTGTTGAATGCCGGGCCGGACGTGATGCGTTTTGCACCGTCGCTGGTGGTGGAAGACAAAGACATCGAAGACGGGTTAACCCGTTTTGCCGCGGCGGTCGCGAAGATCGTCAGCGGCTAA
- a CDS encoding putative adenosine monophosphate-protein transferase Fic — protein MKKLTDKQKSRLWEQQRNVNFQASCLLEKGKGPAKPDIETLELGPSAPGLPHLCLIHRHLFRNEMKGAGELRTADISKGDIPFCHFEYIEKVGNELMAALESDKYLVGLEKEEFTDRISHYYCEINMLHPFMSGNGVAQRIFFEQLAIHAGYVLNWQGIDPDGWASANQSGAMGDLTALNAIFAKVVSEARESA, from the coding sequence GTGAAAAAACTCACCGACAAGCAAAAATCCCGTCTCTGGGAACAACAACGTAACGTCAATTTTCAGGCCAGTTGCCTCCTTGAAAAAGGCAAGGGTCCCGCTAAACCCGACATCGAGACGCTGGAACTGGGGCCTTCGGCACCGGGTTTACCCCATCTGTGCCTTATTCACCGCCATTTATTCCGCAACGAAATGAAAGGGGCTGGCGAGCTGCGCACCGCCGATATTTCCAAAGGTGATATTCCTTTTTGCCATTTCGAGTACATCGAGAAGGTGGGAAATGAGCTGATGGCTGCGCTGGAAAGTGATAAATATCTGGTTGGCCTTGAGAAAGAGGAATTCACAGACAGAATCAGTCATTACTACTGTGAAATCAATATGCTACATCCGTTTATGAGCGGTAATGGCGTGGCCCAACGGATTTTCTTTGAACAACTGGCAATCCATGCGGGGTACGTGCTGAACTGGCAGGGTATCGATCCGGACGGCTGGGCGTCCGCCAACCAGAGCGGGGCGATGGGAGATTTGACCGCCCTGAACGCCATCTTTGCCAAAGTGGTGAGCGAAGCGCGGGAATCTGCGTAA
- the pabA gene encoding aminodeoxychorismate synthase component 2, translated as MILLIDNYDSFTWNLYQYFCELGAEVVVRRNDEIALADIDALAPQKIVISPGPCTPSESGISLEAIRHYAGRVPILGVCLGHQAIAQVFGATIVRAAKVMHGKTSPVTHTGTGVFSGLNNPLTVTRYHSLVIDPPTLPSCFEVTAWSESQEIMGIRHREYDLEGVQFHPESILSEQGHALLANFLNR; from the coding sequence ATGATTCTGCTGATTGATAACTACGATTCCTTTACCTGGAACCTTTACCAGTATTTTTGTGAGCTGGGGGCAGAGGTGGTTGTCCGCCGTAACGATGAAATCGCGCTGGCTGACATTGACGCGCTGGCACCCCAGAAGATCGTGATTTCGCCGGGGCCGTGTACCCCGTCGGAGTCCGGTATCTCGCTGGAGGCGATCCGCCACTACGCGGGCAGGGTGCCGATTCTGGGCGTCTGCCTGGGCCATCAGGCGATTGCGCAGGTCTTTGGCGCGACCATTGTCCGTGCCGCGAAAGTCATGCACGGCAAAACCTCACCGGTCACGCACACCGGTACGGGCGTGTTCTCGGGGCTGAATAACCCGTTAACCGTGACGCGCTACCATTCGCTGGTGATTGATCCGCCGACCCTGCCGTCATGCTTTGAGGTTACCGCCTGGAGCGAGTCGCAGGAGATCATGGGCATTCGCCACCGCGAGTACGATCTGGAAGGCGTGCAGTTCCACCCGGAAAGCATTCTCAGCGAACAGGGGCACGCGCTGCTGGCCAATTTCCTTAATCGCTGA
- a CDS encoding YccS/YhfK family putative transporter, giving the protein MWRRLIYHPEVNYALRQTLVLCLPVAVGLILGHLQQGLLFSLVPACCNIAGLDTPHKRFFKRLIIGGCLFAGCSLAVQLLLARDIPLPLILTVLAMTLGVTAEISSLHARLLPASLIAAIFTLSLAGNMPVWEPLLIYALGTLWYGLFNWFWFWLWREQPLRESLSLLYVQLAEYCEAKYTLLTQHTDPEKSLPPLLARQQKVVDLISQCYQQLHMLAANKNHEYKRLLRTFQVGLDLQEHISVSLHNPEEVQKLVERSHAEAVIRWNAQTVAARLRVLADDILYHRYPTRFNMDKQLGALEKIARQHADNPVGQFAAWHFSRIARVLRTQRPLYARDLMADKQKRLPLLPALKSYLSLKSSALRNAARISVMLSIASLMGMALHLPKPYWILMTVLFVTQNGYGATRVRILHRAGGTMAGLIIAGVTLHFHVPEGYTLAGMLAITLVSYLIIRKNYGWAMVGFTVTAVYTLQLLTLNGEQFIIARLVDTLIGCLIAFGGMVWLWPQWQSGLLRQNAHDALEADQQAIRLILSDDPQPSPLAYERMKVNQAHNALFNSLNQAMQEPGFNAHYLADMKLWVTHSQFIVEHINAMTTLAREHTMLTPDLAQRYLQSCEIALQRCQQRLEYDAPGESGDSNILEAPETLTHGPMSTLEQHLQRVLGHLNTMHTISSVAWRQRPHHGIWLTRRLKRTAY; this is encoded by the coding sequence ATGTGGCGCAGGCTGATCTATCATCCGGAAGTTAACTACGCACTGCGACAAACGCTGGTGTTGTGTCTTCCCGTGGCCGTGGGCCTGATCCTCGGACATCTTCAGCAAGGCCTGCTGTTTTCCCTCGTCCCCGCCTGCTGCAACATTGCCGGTCTGGATACGCCGCATAAACGCTTTTTTAAACGTCTGATTATCGGCGGCTGCCTGTTTGCGGGCTGTAGCCTCGCCGTACAGCTTTTGCTGGCTCGTGATATCCCGCTGCCGCTGATCCTGACCGTGCTGGCGATGACGCTCGGCGTCACGGCGGAAATCAGCTCGCTGCACGCCCGCCTGCTTCCCGCGTCGCTGATTGCCGCCATCTTCACCTTAAGCCTTGCGGGCAATATGCCGGTGTGGGAGCCATTGCTGATCTACGCCCTCGGCACGCTGTGGTACGGGCTGTTTAACTGGTTCTGGTTCTGGCTGTGGCGGGAACAGCCGCTGCGCGAATCCCTGAGCCTGCTCTACGTGCAGCTTGCTGAATATTGCGAAGCAAAATACACCCTGCTCACTCAACATACCGACCCGGAAAAATCCCTGCCGCCGCTGCTGGCGCGTCAGCAAAAAGTGGTGGATCTCATTAGCCAGTGCTATCAGCAGTTGCACATGCTTGCCGCCAACAAAAATCATGAATACAAGCGGCTGCTGCGTACCTTCCAGGTCGGGCTGGATTTGCAGGAGCATATATCCGTCAGCCTTCATAATCCGGAAGAGGTGCAAAAGCTGGTGGAGCGCAGCCATGCGGAAGCGGTGATCCGCTGGAACGCGCAGACCGTCGCGGCGCGCCTGCGGGTGCTGGCTGACGATATCCTCTATCACCGCTACCCGACGCGCTTTAACATGGACAAACAGCTCGGCGCGCTGGAAAAGATTGCGCGTCAGCACGCGGATAACCCGGTCGGGCAGTTTGCCGCCTGGCATTTCAGCCGCATCGCCCGGGTGTTGCGCACCCAGCGCCCGCTTTATGCCAGGGACCTGATGGCCGATAAGCAAAAACGGCTGCCGCTGCTGCCCGCCCTCAAAAGCTATCTTTCACTGAAGTCTTCCGCCCTGCGCAACGCCGCGCGGATCAGTGTGATGCTGAGCATCGCCAGCCTGATGGGAATGGCCCTGCACCTGCCGAAACCCTACTGGATCTTAATGACCGTGCTGTTTGTTACCCAGAACGGCTATGGCGCCACGCGGGTGCGTATTCTGCATCGGGCGGGCGGGACGATGGCGGGGCTGATTATCGCGGGCGTGACGCTGCACTTCCATGTGCCGGAGGGCTATACCCTGGCCGGTATGCTGGCGATCACGCTGGTGAGTTACCTGATCATCCGCAAAAACTACGGCTGGGCGATGGTGGGCTTTACGGTGACGGCGGTATATACCCTGCAACTGCTCACGCTTAACGGGGAACAGTTTATTATTGCCCGGCTGGTCGATACGCTGATTGGCTGCCTGATCGCCTTTGGCGGCATGGTCTGGCTGTGGCCCCAGTGGCAAAGCGGGTTGCTGAGGCAGAACGCCCACGATGCGCTGGAAGCCGACCAGCAGGCCATTCGTCTTATCCTGAGCGATGACCCGCAGCCCTCTCCGCTGGCCTACGAGCGCATGAAGGTCAACCAGGCGCATAACGCCCTGTTCAACTCCCTTAACCAGGCCATGCAGGAGCCGGGCTTTAACGCGCACTACCTGGCGGATATGAAACTGTGGGTCACGCACAGCCAGTTCATCGTCGAGCATATTAACGCCATGACCACGCTGGCGCGCGAGCATACGATGCTGACGCCGGATCTGGCGCAGCGCTATTTGCAGTCGTGTGAAATTGCGTTGCAGCGCTGTCAGCAGCGTCTGGAGTATGACGCGCCGGGCGAGTCGGGGGATTCGAACATTCTGGAAGCGCCGGAGACGCTGACCCACGGGCCGATGAGCACCCTGGAGCAGCATTTACAGCGCGTGCTGGGGCATCTGAACACCATGCACACCATTTCATCGGTGGCATGGCGTCAGCGCCCGCATCATGGGATTTGGTTAACGCGCCGGTTAAAACGCACCGCGTATTAG
- a CDS encoding YhfL family protein has protein sequence MFKLAKAAVLVGMLSTLTACTGHVQNTKNNCSYDYLLHPAISISKIIGGCGPAAQQ, from the coding sequence ATGTTCAAACTGGCAAAAGCTGCCGTTCTGGTCGGCATGTTATCAACGCTGACGGCCTGCACCGGTCACGTGCAAAATACTAAAAATAATTGCAGCTATGATTACCTCCTGCACCCGGCGATCTCCATTTCGAAGATCATCGGCGGTTGCGGCCCGGCGGCACAGCAGTAA
- the tsgA gene encoding MFS transporter TsgA, translated as MTNSNRIKLTWISFFSYALTGALVIVTGMVMGNIAEYFQLPVSSMSNTFTFLNAGILISIFLNAWLMEIVPLKTQLRFGFVLMIAAVAGLMLSHSIALFSAAMFVLGLVSGITMSIGTFLITHMYEGRQRGARLLFTDSFFSMAGMIFPMVAAYLLARSIEWYWVYACIGLVYVAIFILTFGCEFPVLGKKAQTTSEPVAKEKWGIGVLFLSIAALCYILGQLGFISWVPEYAKGLGMSLNDAGKLVSDFWMSYMFGMWAFSFILRFFDLQRILTVLAGLATVLMYLFINGSPEHMPWFILTLGFFSSAIYTSIITLGSLQTKVASPKLVNFVLTCGTIGTMLTFVVTGPIVAHSGPLAALHTANGLYAVVFIMCFVLGFVTRHRQHNPATATH; from the coding sequence ATGACTAACAGCAATCGCATTAAGCTCACATGGATCAGCTTCTTCTCTTACGCCCTGACCGGCGCGTTGGTGATCGTCACCGGGATGGTGATGGGAAATATCGCAGAGTATTTCCAGCTTCCCGTTTCCAGCATGAGTAACACCTTCACCTTCCTGAACGCGGGGATCCTGATCTCTATTTTCCTGAATGCCTGGCTGATGGAAATCGTACCGCTGAAAACCCAGCTACGCTTCGGCTTCGTGCTGATGATCGCCGCCGTGGCGGGCCTGATGCTGAGCCACAGCATCGCCCTCTTCTCTGCCGCTATGTTCGTGCTGGGCCTGGTGAGCGGGATCACCATGTCGATCGGTACGTTCCTGATCACCCATATGTATGAAGGCCGCCAGCGCGGCGCGCGTCTGCTGTTCACCGACTCCTTCTTCAGCATGGCCGGGATGATTTTCCCGATGGTCGCCGCGTATCTTCTGGCGCGCAGCATTGAGTGGTACTGGGTGTATGCCTGCATTGGTCTGGTTTATGTCGCGATCTTCATTCTGACCTTCGGCTGTGAATTCCCGGTGCTCGGCAAAAAAGCGCAGACTACGTCCGAGCCGGTCGCGAAAGAAAAATGGGGTATCGGCGTGCTGTTCCTCTCCATCGCCGCGCTGTGTTACATCCTCGGCCAGCTGGGCTTTATCTCCTGGGTGCCGGAATACGCAAAAGGTCTGGGCATGAGCCTGAACGACGCGGGTAAACTGGTGAGCGATTTCTGGATGTCTTACATGTTCGGCATGTGGGCGTTTAGCTTTATCCTGCGCTTCTTCGACCTGCAACGTATTCTGACCGTCCTGGCGGGTCTGGCAACCGTACTGATGTATCTGTTCATCAACGGTTCCCCGGAACATATGCCGTGGTTCATTTTGACCCTGGGCTTCTTCTCCAGCGCGATCTATACCTCAATCATCACCCTTGGCTCTCTCCAGACCAAAGTGGCCTCGCCAAAGCTGGTGAACTTCGTGCTGACCTGCGGCACCATCGGTACCATGCTGACCTTCGTGGTCACCGGCCCGATTGTTGCGCACAGCGGCCCACTGGCCGCGCTGCATACCGCTAACGGTCTGTACGCCGTGGTGTTCATCATGTGCTTCGTGCTGGGCTTTGTCACCCGTCACCGTCAGCACAACCCGGCAACGGCTACCCACTAA
- the cysG gene encoding siroheme synthase CysG yields the protein MDHLPIFCQLRNRDCLLVGGGDVAERKARLLLEAGARLTVNALTFAPQFDVWAQEGMLTQVQGEFDESLLDTCWLTIAATDNDDVNQRVSDACEARRIFCNVVDAPKEASFIMPSIIDRSPLMIAVSSGGRSPVLARLLREKLEAVLPQHLGQIAHYAGQLRSRVKQTFSTVGERRRFWEKFFVNDRLAQSLANQDAKAVEETTEQLLSEPLDHRGEVVLVGAGPGDAGLLTLKGLQQIQQADIVVYDRLVSDDIMNLVRRDADRVFVGKRAGYHCVPQEEINQILLREAQKGKRVVRLKGGDPFIFGRGGEELETLCNAGIPFSVVPGITAASGCSAYSGIPLTHRDYAQSVRLVTGHLKTGSELDWHNLAAEKQTLVFYMGLNQAATIQAKLLEHGMEADMPVALVENGTAITQRVVDGVLTQLGELAQQVESPALIVVGRVVALREKLNWFSSH from the coding sequence GTGGATCACCTGCCGATTTTTTGTCAATTACGCAACCGCGACTGCCTGCTCGTGGGCGGCGGCGATGTGGCTGAACGCAAAGCGCGCCTGCTGTTAGAGGCGGGCGCCCGACTGACCGTCAACGCCCTCACCTTCGCCCCACAGTTTGACGTCTGGGCGCAGGAAGGGATGCTCACGCAGGTACAGGGTGAATTTGATGAATCCCTGCTGGATACCTGCTGGCTGACCATCGCCGCAACGGATAACGATGACGTTAACCAGCGCGTCAGCGACGCCTGCGAAGCGCGCCGCATCTTCTGTAACGTGGTGGATGCGCCGAAAGAGGCGAGCTTTATCATGCCGTCGATTATCGACCGTTCACCGCTGATGATTGCGGTGTCATCCGGTGGCCGCTCGCCCGTTCTTGCCCGTCTCCTGCGGGAGAAACTGGAAGCCGTGCTGCCACAGCATCTTGGTCAGATTGCCCATTACGCCGGGCAGCTTCGTTCCCGCGTGAAGCAAACCTTCTCGACCGTGGGCGAACGCCGTCGTTTCTGGGAGAAGTTCTTTGTTAACGACAGGCTGGCGCAGTCGCTGGCGAATCAGGATGCGAAAGCGGTTGAAGAGACGACCGAGCAACTCCTCTCTGAACCGCTGGATCATCGCGGTGAAGTGGTACTGGTAGGCGCAGGTCCCGGCGATGCGGGCCTGCTGACGCTGAAAGGGCTTCAGCAGATCCAGCAGGCGGACATCGTGGTGTATGACCGTCTGGTCTCAGATGACATCATGAATCTGGTGCGCCGCGATGCTGACCGCGTGTTCGTCGGCAAACGGGCGGGTTATCACTGCGTACCGCAGGAGGAGATCAACCAGATCCTGCTGCGGGAAGCGCAAAAAGGTAAGCGCGTGGTGCGTCTGAAAGGCGGCGATCCGTTTATCTTTGGTCGCGGCGGCGAGGAGCTGGAAACCCTGTGCAACGCGGGTATTCCGTTCTCCGTGGTGCCGGGCATTACCGCGGCATCCGGCTGTTCTGCCTATTCCGGCATTCCGTTAACCCATCGCGACTACGCCCAGAGCGTGCGCCTGGTGACGGGCCACCTGAAAACCGGTAGCGAGCTGGACTGGCATAATCTGGCCGCTGAAAAGCAGACGCTGGTCTTCTACATGGGGCTAAACCAGGCTGCCACGATTCAGGCGAAACTGCTGGAGCATGGCATGGAAGCAGATATGCCGGTCGCGCTGGTGGAAAACGGCACTGCCATTACCCAGCGAGTAGTCGATGGCGTACTGACGCAGCTTGGCGAGCTGGCACAGCAGGTTGAAAGCCCGGCGCTGATCGTGGTGGGTCGCGTGGTAGCCCTGCGCGAAAAACTGAACTGGTTCTCCAGCCACTAA
- the nirB gene encoding nitrite reductase large subunit NirB, with protein MSKVRLAIIGNGMVGHRFIEDLLDKADANQFDITVFCEEPRKAYDRVHLSSYFSHHTAEELSLVREGFYEKHGVKVLVGERAITINRQEKVIHSSAGRTVFYDKLIMATGSYPWIPPIKGSETQDCFVYRTIEDLNAIESCARRSKRGAVVGGGLLGLEAAGALKNLGVETHVIEFAPMLMAEQLDHMGGDQLRRKIESMGVKVHTSKNTKEIVQEGTEARKTMRFADGSELEVDFIVFSTGIRPRDKLATQCGLAVAQRGGIMINDTCQTSDPDIYAIGECASWNNRVYGLVAPGYKMAQVAVDHILGSENAFTGADMSAKLKLLGVDVGGIGDAHGRTPNSRSYVYLDESKEVYKRLIVSQDNKTLLGAVLVGDTSDFGNLLQLVLNAIELPENPDALILPAHASSGKPSIGVDKLPDSAQICSCFDVTKGMLISAINKGCHTVAALKAETKAGTGCGGCIPLVTQVLNAELAKQGIEVNNNLCEHFAYSRQELYHLIRVEGIKSFDELLEKHGQGYGCEVCKPTVGSLLASCWNEYVLKPEHTPLQDTNDNFLANIQKDGTYSVIPRSAGGEITPEGLVAVGRIAREFNLYTKITGSQRIGLFGAQKDDLPEIWRQLIEAGFETGHAYAKALRMAKTCVGSTWCRYGVGDSVGFGVELENRYKGIRTPHKMKFGVSGCTRECAEAQGKDVGIIATEKGWNLYVCGNGGMKPRHADLLAADLDHDTLIKYLDRFMMFYIRTADKLTRTASWLDNLEGGIDYLKSVIIDDKLGLNEQLESEMARLREAVICEWTETVNTPAAQTRFKHFINSTQRDPNVQVVPEREQHRPATPYERIPVMLVEENA; from the coding sequence ATGAGCAAAGTCAGACTCGCTATCATCGGTAACGGCATGGTCGGCCACCGCTTTATTGAGGATCTTCTCGATAAAGCCGATGCTAACCAGTTCGATATTACCGTGTTCTGTGAAGAACCCCGCAAGGCGTACGACCGTGTGCACCTGTCTTCCTACTTCTCCCACCACACCGCCGAAGAGCTCTCTCTGGTGCGTGAAGGATTCTACGAGAAGCATGGCGTGAAAGTGCTGGTGGGCGAACGCGCTATCACCATCAACCGTCAGGAGAAAGTGATCCACTCCAGCGCCGGACGTACGGTTTTTTACGACAAGCTGATTATGGCGACTGGCTCGTACCCGTGGATCCCGCCTATTAAAGGTTCGGAAACCCAGGATTGCTTCGTTTACCGTACCATTGAAGACCTTAACGCCATTGAATCCTGCGCACGTCGAAGCAAACGCGGTGCGGTTGTCGGCGGTGGTCTGCTGGGTCTGGAAGCGGCAGGCGCGCTGAAAAACCTCGGCGTTGAAACCCACGTCATCGAATTTGCCCCGATGCTGATGGCTGAACAGCTGGACCACATGGGTGGCGACCAGCTTCGCCGTAAAATCGAAAGCATGGGCGTGAAGGTTCACACCAGCAAGAACACCAAAGAGATCGTGCAGGAAGGTACCGAAGCGCGTAAAACCATGCGCTTTGCCGACGGCAGCGAGCTGGAAGTGGACTTCATCGTCTTCTCCACCGGCATTCGCCCGCGCGACAAGCTGGCCACCCAGTGCGGACTGGCCGTTGCGCAGCGCGGCGGGATCATGATTAACGACACCTGCCAGACCTCCGATCCGGATATCTACGCCATCGGCGAATGCGCCAGCTGGAACAACCGCGTATACGGTCTGGTTGCACCAGGATACAAAATGGCGCAGGTCGCCGTTGACCATATCCTCGGCAGCGAAAACGCCTTCACCGGCGCAGACATGAGCGCCAAGCTGAAGCTGCTGGGTGTGGACGTGGGCGGTATTGGCGATGCGCATGGCCGCACCCCGAACTCCCGCAGCTATGTTTATCTGGACGAAAGCAAAGAAGTCTACAAACGTCTTATCGTCAGCCAGGACAACAAAACCCTGCTCGGGGCGGTGCTGGTGGGCGATACCAGCGACTTTGGTAACCTGCTCCAGCTGGTGCTGAACGCCATTGAGCTGCCGGAGAACCCGGACGCGCTGATCCTGCCAGCGCACGCCTCCAGCGGTAAACCGTCCATCGGCGTGGATAAACTGCCGGACAGCGCACAGATTTGCTCCTGCTTCGACGTGACCAAAGGCATGCTGATCTCCGCCATCAACAAAGGCTGTCACACCGTTGCGGCACTGAAGGCGGAAACCAAAGCCGGGACCGGCTGTGGCGGCTGCATTCCGCTGGTGACTCAGGTGCTGAACGCTGAACTGGCGAAACAGGGCATCGAAGTGAACAATAACCTGTGCGAGCACTTCGCTTACTCTCGCCAGGAGCTGTATCACCTGATTCGCGTGGAAGGCATTAAGTCCTTCGACGAACTGCTGGAGAAACATGGCCAGGGCTACGGCTGTGAAGTCTGTAAACCGACGGTCGGTTCCCTGCTGGCGTCCTGCTGGAACGAATATGTGCTCAAGCCAGAACACACGCCGCTTCAGGACACCAACGATAACTTCCTGGCCAATATTCAGAAAGACGGGACTTACTCGGTGATCCCGCGTTCTGCCGGGGGGGAAATTACCCCGGAAGGGCTGGTCGCCGTAGGCCGTATCGCCCGTGAGTTTAACCTGTACACCAAAATCACCGGCTCCCAGCGTATCGGCCTGTTTGGTGCGCAGAAAGATGACCTGCCGGAAATCTGGCGTCAGCTGATTGAAGCGGGCTTCGAAACCGGTCACGCGTACGCCAAAGCGCTGCGTATGGCGAAAACCTGCGTGGGCAGCACCTGGTGCCGCTACGGCGTAGGCGACAGCGTGGGCTTCGGCGTAGAGCTGGAAAACCGCTACAAAGGCATCCGTACGCCGCACAAAATGAAGTTCGGCGTCTCAGGCTGTACCCGTGAATGTGCGGAAGCGCAGGGCAAAGACGTGGGTATCATTGCCACCGAGAAAGGCTGGAACCTGTACGTGTGCGGTAACGGCGGGATGAAACCTCGCCATGCAGACCTGCTGGCCGCCGATCTCGATCACGATACGCTGATCAAATACCTCGACCGCTTCATGATGTTCTACATTCGTACCGCCGATAAGCTGACCCGTACCGCGTCCTGGCTGGATAACCTTGAAGGCGGCATCGACTACCTGAAGTCGGTCATTATCGACGACAAGCTGGGTCTGAATGAACAGCTGGAATCCGAAATGGCTCGCCTGCGCGAGGCGGTGATCTGCGAGTGGACCGAAACCGTGAACACGCCAGCGGCGCAGACTCGCTTCAAACACTTTATCAACAGCACCCAGCGCGACCCGAACGTGCAGGTGGTGCCGGAGCGCGAACAGCATCGTCCAGCGACCCCGTATGAACGTATTCCGGTGATGCTGGTGGAGGAAAACGCATGA